A genomic window from Leptospiraceae bacterium includes:
- a CDS encoding transposase — translation MKKRLFFVLYYFKTYPTFDVLGGAFGMDRGTACKWVHRYTEVLLEALQEMDLLPRRKFKDKQEFLNYFPEIRLVVLDGTERRRRRPKDSKEQKEYYSGKKIPFGKKPLHGRYKQKKFVCIKNLSR, via the coding sequence ATGAAAAAAAGATTATTCTTTGTTTTATACTATTTTAAAACATATCCGACTTTCGATGTTCTTGGTGGAGCATTTGGAATGGATCGTGGAACTGCCTGCAAATGGGTTCATAGATATACAGAAGTATTATTGGAAGCATTGCAAGAAATGGATTTGCTTCCACGAAGAAAATTTAAAGATAAACAAGAATTTTTAAATTATTTTCCTGAAATAAGATTGGTTGTACTTGATGGAACTGAAAGGCGTAGAAGAAGACCAAAGGATAGTAAAGAACAAAAGGAATATTATTCTGGAAAAAAAATTCCATTCGGTAAAAAACCTTTGCATGGGAGATACAAACAAAAAAAATTTGTTTGTATCAAAAACCTATCCAGGTAA
- a CDS encoding STAS domain-containing protein yields MEILKEELEKGIILITITKNIEIYTAPRLKKVLDELFEEEKHLIIINMEHIDYLDSSGLAVFMREHARLQKVGYNLNFININNRIYEVFQYTSLHQYIKLFNSIEEARSAIIPKEE; encoded by the coding sequence ATGGAAATACTAAAAGAAGAACTTGAGAAAGGTATTATCCTTATTACCATAACCAAAAATATTGAAATTTACACAGCTCCACGCCTAAAAAAAGTGTTAGATGAACTATTTGAGGAAGAAAAGCATTTAATTATAATTAATATGGAGCATATTGATTATCTGGATTCTTCCGGCCTTGCTGTTTTCATGCGAGAACACGCCAGGCTACAAAAAGTGGGCTATAACCTTAATTTTATTAATATTAATAACAGGATATACGAAGTTTTTCAGTATACCAGTCTGCACCAATACATTAAACTTTTCAACAGTATAGAAGAAGCCAGGTCAGCCATCATTCCCAAAGAAGAATGA
- a CDS encoding serine/threonine-protein phosphatase, with protein sequence MNKNTIEENRTFRLYSLVNNLLKMKIQVSYLSHFGKVRKNNEDSLLVQDELISEANMEEPITKVLESDKLLLAVADGMGGHTKGEVASRKVLEILKDNSGKLDQKKQVQKTFNDARMVLNDIVKEDKKSLGLGTTVSGMFISPEKATIFSCGDSRVYRLNGNHLEKLTIDHSLVQGLYESGIIAEEEMRTHPQKNIITSSISGDMTNNKPLLSYREIIPQKGNVFLICTDGLWESMTALELYDCVTKEGISEKISSLKNKSLRNYGRDNISIIYVEILEI encoded by the coding sequence ATGAATAAAAATACTATTGAAGAAAATAGGACATTCAGATTATATTCTTTAGTTAATAATTTATTGAAAATGAAAATACAGGTATCGTATTTAAGTCACTTCGGAAAAGTTAGAAAAAACAATGAAGATAGCCTCCTTGTGCAGGATGAGCTTATTTCTGAAGCAAATATGGAAGAGCCTATCACCAAAGTCCTGGAAAGTGATAAACTCCTCCTCGCTGTTGCTGATGGGATGGGAGGTCACACAAAAGGAGAGGTTGCCAGTCGAAAAGTTTTAGAAATATTAAAAGATAATTCCGGGAAGCTGGACCAAAAAAAGCAGGTACAGAAAACTTTTAACGATGCCAGAATGGTCCTGAATGATATCGTAAAAGAAGATAAGAAATCTCTGGGTCTGGGCACTACCGTTTCCGGCATGTTTATTAGTCCTGAGAAAGCTACTATTTTCAGTTGTGGGGATAGTCGTGTTTACAGGTTAAATGGAAATCACCTGGAAAAACTTACCATCGACCATTCTCTCGTCCAGGGACTATACGAATCCGGGATAATTGCCGAGGAAGAAATGCGTACCCATCCACAAAAAAATATCATCACCTCTTCTATCAGCGGCGATATGACGAATAATAAACCCCTACTCTCTTATAGGGAAATCATCCCCCAGAAGGGAAATGTGTTTCTCATCTGTACAGACGGACTCTGGGAAAGCATGACGGCCCTGGAGCTCTATGATTGTGTTACAAAAGAAGGAATTTCGGAGAAAATATCTTCTCTTAAAAATAAAAGTCTGCGCAATTACGGAAGAGATAATATTAGTATTATCTATGTAGAGATATTAGAGATATAA
- a CDS encoding transposase, with translation MGDTNKKNLFVSKTYPGKEHDKTIFLNEKLYEILPDEVRKYFDSAFEGLEKDCPDMVKICKPKKKKRGQKELQKMVKKKNKKISKKRIVIENAFAAVKRLKITWDIFRNKKEGFVDKIFWIACGLWNVHLHLKT, from the coding sequence ATGGGAGATACAAACAAAAAAAATTTGTTTGTATCAAAAACCTATCCAGGTAAAGAACATGATAAAACAATATTTTTGAATGAAAAGTTGTATGAAATATTGCCTGATGAAGTAAGAAAATACTTTGATTCGGCTTTTGAAGGGTTAGAGAAAGATTGTCCAGATATGGTAAAAATTTGCAAGCCTAAAAAAAAGAAAAGAGGGCAAAAGGAATTGCAAAAAATGGTAAAAAAGAAAAATAAAAAGATCAGCAAAAAAAGAATTGTCATTGAAAATGCGTTTGCTGCTGTAAAGCGTTTAAAAATAACTTGGGATATTTTCAGGAACAAAAAAGAGGGTTTTGTTGATAAAATTTTCTGGATAGCATGTGGTCTTTGGAATGTTCACTTGCACCTAAAGACTTAA
- the msrB gene encoding peptide-methionine (R)-S-oxide reductase MsrB yields MNWILIIISVFIFYCTDSLKNKNESIKEGIKDTKNLENKVIKTEEEWKAILKPEEYKVLREKGTERAFTGEYYDLKKKGKYYCRACGNLLFESKTKYDSGSGWPSFYKPVDNQNIETEVDKSLFVTRTEIHCARCGGHLGHVFEDGPDPTGLRYCINSLSLKFVEE; encoded by the coding sequence ATGAATTGGATATTAATTATAATAAGTGTTTTTATTTTTTATTGTACAGATTCTCTAAAAAATAAAAATGAAAGTATAAAAGAAGGAATAAAGGATACGAAGAACTTGGAAAATAAGGTAATAAAGACAGAAGAAGAATGGAAAGCAATCTTGAAACCGGAAGAGTATAAGGTTTTAAGAGAAAAGGGAACAGAGAGGGCTTTTACAGGGGAGTATTATGATCTCAAAAAGAAGGGAAAATACTATTGCCGTGCCTGCGGAAATCTTCTGTTTGAATCAAAAACAAAATATGATTCAGGAAGTGGATGGCCAAGTTTTTACAAACCTGTGGATAATCAAAATATAGAAACCGAGGTAGATAAAAGTCTATTTGTGACAAGAACAGAAATTCATTGTGCTCGCTGTGGAGGTCATTTAGGTCATGTTTTTGAAGACGGACCGGATCCAACAGGACTCAGGTATTGTATAAACTCTCTTTCTTTAAAGTTTGTTGAAGAATAG
- a CDS encoding bifunctional alpha,alpha-trehalose-phosphate synthase (UDP-forming)/trehalose-phosphatase has product MRLIVISNRLPLTLTEKNGKYEYKQSVGGLATGIMSYLDKLRENSSEKVEYVWLGWPGLSPKTESKKKELKKTLLEDYNCFPVFFPEKAKDKFYNGFCNKTIWPLFHYFTMLTVYDDEFWNQYKLVNEEFKKAVMEIIQEGDIIWVHDYHLMLLPELIRKSTSLETKIGYFLHIPFPAYELFRLLPREWAKEILNGLLGSDIIGFHTHDYTKYFMTSVLRILGYEHNMGKILLNDRVVLAETYPMGIDFKKFSETAKSEDVEKEIQNYRLKFKTNKLILSIDRLDYTKGLINRLKGYESFLKDNPNWIGKVNLLLIVVPSREGVEHYQSMKKQIDELVGKINGHYGTLEWQPIIYQYRSFVLNQLVALYSMSDAMLVTPLRDGMNLVAKEYIASKVDKKGVLILSEMAGAASELGESVQVNPNDISSIALAIQQSLEMPVEEQVKRNTIMQKRLKRYNITKWATDFIDSIEEVKKEQKGLLASHLSNDIENQIIQDFHSSNKKALFFDYDGTLVPLASTPEKAVPGHDLLKLLEEISNIPGTDIFIISGRDKEFLEKWFGSLRELNFVAEHGIWKKEKQYNWELMNNISVDWMSTILPILELYSDRVPGSFVEEKEYSLAWHFRKADVESGPVYAQNLIDSLQNLTARMELQILRGNKVIEIKNSALNKGTALNYYLRKNDYDFVLVIGDDVTDEDMFKVQYEPSYSVKVGLKSTHARYSVYDYRDVRNILEKLLKKEDI; this is encoded by the coding sequence ATGAGATTAATTGTTATATCAAATCGATTACCGCTAACATTAACTGAAAAAAATGGAAAATATGAATATAAGCAGAGTGTAGGAGGGCTGGCTACAGGTATTATGTCATACCTTGATAAACTCAGAGAAAATTCAAGTGAAAAAGTAGAGTATGTCTGGCTAGGATGGCCCGGTTTAAGCCCCAAAACAGAAAGTAAGAAAAAAGAATTAAAGAAAACCTTATTAGAAGATTATAATTGTTTCCCTGTTTTCTTCCCGGAAAAGGCGAAGGATAAGTTTTATAACGGTTTTTGCAACAAAACTATATGGCCCTTGTTCCACTATTTTACTATGTTAACAGTTTACGATGATGAGTTTTGGAATCAATATAAACTTGTTAATGAAGAATTTAAAAAAGCAGTAATGGAAATTATACAGGAAGGAGATATTATTTGGGTTCATGATTACCATTTAATGTTGCTTCCTGAGTTAATAAGAAAATCTACTTCTCTGGAAACAAAAATTGGTTATTTTTTGCATATACCCTTTCCGGCTTATGAATTATTTCGACTATTACCCAGAGAATGGGCAAAAGAAATATTAAATGGTTTATTAGGTTCCGATATTATAGGTTTCCATACTCATGATTATACCAAATACTTTATGACCAGTGTTCTTAGAATTTTAGGCTATGAGCATAACATGGGAAAAATACTCTTAAATGACAGGGTTGTTTTAGCTGAAACCTATCCGATGGGAATTGATTTTAAAAAATTTAGTGAAACTGCAAAGAGTGAAGACGTTGAAAAAGAAATTCAAAACTACAGATTGAAGTTTAAAACAAATAAGTTGATTTTATCAATAGATCGACTCGATTATACCAAGGGTCTTATCAATCGCTTGAAAGGTTATGAATCATTTTTGAAAGATAATCCAAACTGGATTGGTAAGGTAAACTTGTTATTAATTGTTGTACCTTCGAGGGAAGGTGTGGAGCATTACCAGAGTATGAAAAAACAGATTGATGAGTTGGTTGGAAAAATAAACGGTCATTACGGTACTCTGGAATGGCAACCTATTATTTATCAATACCGTTCTTTTGTTCTAAACCAATTAGTTGCTTTGTATTCTATGAGTGATGCTATGCTGGTAACTCCACTCCGAGACGGAATGAATTTGGTGGCAAAAGAGTATATTGCATCCAAGGTAGATAAAAAAGGAGTTTTGATCTTAAGTGAGATGGCAGGTGCTGCCAGTGAATTGGGTGAGTCGGTTCAGGTAAATCCGAATGATATAAGTTCTATTGCATTAGCTATACAGCAATCGTTGGAAATGCCTGTAGAAGAGCAGGTAAAACGAAATACCATTATGCAGAAAAGATTAAAACGATATAATATTACAAAATGGGCAACTGATTTTATTGACTCTATAGAAGAAGTCAAGAAAGAACAAAAAGGCCTGCTTGCCAGTCATTTGTCTAATGATATAGAAAACCAAATAATACAGGACTTTCATTCTTCCAATAAAAAAGCACTCTTTTTTGATTACGATGGTACACTTGTCCCGCTTGCCAGTACTCCGGAGAAGGCAGTTCCGGGTCATGACTTACTAAAGCTTTTGGAAGAGATTTCTAATATACCGGGAACTGATATTTTTATTATAAGCGGAAGAGATAAGGAATTCTTAGAAAAATGGTTTGGTTCTCTTCGAGAGTTGAATTTTGTAGCTGAACACGGGATCTGGAAAAAGGAAAAGCAATATAACTGGGAACTCATGAATAATATTTCCGTAGATTGGATGTCTACTATTTTACCTATCCTTGAATTGTACTCAGATAGGGTGCCCGGTTCCTTTGTCGAAGAAAAAGAGTATTCCCTGGCCTGGCATTTTAGGAAAGCTGATGTAGAATCCGGTCCTGTCTATGCACAGAACCTGATTGATAGCTTACAGAATTTAACAGCAAGAATGGAATTACAAATATTAAGAGGAAATAAGGTTATTGAAATTAAAAATTCTGCTTTGAACAAAGGTACTGCTTTAAACTACTATTTAAGAAAAAATGATTATGATTTTGTTCTGGTAATTGGTGATGATGTAACAGATGAGGATATGTTCAAGGTTCAATATGAACCCTCCTATTCGGTTAAAGTTGGTTTAAAATCTACACATGCACGATATAGTGTATATGATTATAGAGATGTAAGAAACATTTTGGAGAAACTTTTAAAAAAGGAAGATATATAA
- a CDS encoding HDOD domain-containing protein: protein MSRSARALGLKPITEQPYKVVIAEDSFMDRMLVRRFLLYEAFQIVAEVENGQALVSTVLNMEEKPDIICVDYDMPVKNGVDAIKEIKQEMPEIKTVVITAHANKEMLQELHQLKIGAFIVKPFSKVQIEEKLARMLGRNDFLDKSIAGHSRYTVNLSEIKIPPMPTVVMKVLNFDSQKSGGSQELEKIISPDKAISANIIRIANSAFYGRSGKITSLKDAITLMGMKMIKNIVLVGFQKSFSNSLLQHESFQKQLHLQPILTSLITLDLLGPLKLDHLKENIFTLTLLRKVGMIVLALNFTKSYKDVLKLASVGIKTVFELESEVFTANSIEVGKQVFKIWKMPEVYTHVVENQNFHPKEIKQVSDLDRVIRLAEIIADRHLLTPLTEDKVELEDLIFAHYEAPPELKELFLDEDYYDNLKDHPFLEMSKS, encoded by the coding sequence ATGTCAAGATCAGCACGTGCACTCGGCTTAAAACCCATTACGGAGCAGCCATATAAGGTTGTAATTGCAGAAGACTCATTCATGGATAGAATGCTCGTAAGAAGATTTCTCCTATATGAAGCCTTTCAAATTGTAGCTGAAGTCGAAAATGGGCAGGCTCTGGTCAGCACCGTACTCAATATGGAGGAAAAACCGGATATTATTTGTGTTGATTATGATATGCCGGTGAAAAATGGTGTAGACGCAATTAAAGAAATTAAGCAAGAGATGCCGGAAATAAAAACTGTAGTAATTACGGCTCATGCTAATAAAGAAATGCTACAGGAGCTCCATCAATTAAAAATTGGAGCATTTATTGTAAAACCATTTTCTAAAGTTCAAATTGAGGAGAAATTAGCCAGGATGCTGGGCCGAAATGACTTTTTAGATAAAAGTATAGCCGGTCATAGCAGATATACGGTTAATTTGAGTGAAATTAAGATTCCTCCTATGCCTACTGTTGTAATGAAGGTGCTTAATTTTGACTCTCAGAAAAGTGGAGGGAGTCAGGAACTGGAAAAAATTATTTCTCCGGATAAGGCCATCAGTGCTAACATTATTCGAATCGCCAATTCTGCTTTTTACGGTCGATCGGGGAAAATAACCTCTCTGAAGGATGCCATTACCCTGATGGGTATGAAGATGATCAAAAACATTGTCCTTGTAGGTTTTCAAAAGAGCTTCTCCAATAGTCTTCTGCAACATGAGTCTTTCCAAAAACAATTACATTTGCAGCCGATCCTTACTTCCCTTATAACACTTGATTTATTGGGTCCTTTAAAACTGGATCATTTAAAAGAAAACATATTTACCCTGACTCTTCTTCGTAAAGTTGGGATGATTGTTCTGGCTTTAAATTTTACCAAGTCTTATAAAGATGTTTTAAAACTCGCCAGTGTAGGCATAAAGACTGTATTTGAATTAGAATCCGAAGTTTTTACTGCGAACTCTATTGAAGTAGGAAAACAGGTTTTTAAAATATGGAAAATGCCGGAAGTCTATACTCATGTGGTAGAAAATCAAAATTTCCATCCCAAGGAAATAAAACAGGTAAGTGATCTGGATAGGGTAATTCGTCTGGCAGAAATCATTGCGGATAGGCATCTCCTGACACCTTTAACAGAAGACAAGGTAGAGTTAGAGGATCTGATTTTTGCTCACTACGAAGCTCCTCCTGAGCTAAAAGAATTATTCCTCGATGAAGATTATTACGATAACTTAAAAGACCACCCATTCTTAGAAATGAGTAAATCTTAA
- a CDS encoding AgmX/PglI C-terminal domain-containing protein, with product MDKKNLIIGALAFSLLAITVLFFYNSQKQKEIYLKTMKSLQYSLNRGEGKGKDKDPYKEIAVNNSLRKKVRVVQDCYNRFIATNPKQTDGFVEIDWIINENGVVKRAELISSDLNDNTLNTCILEIIKNIKFPPPPTGAETYMTYKY from the coding sequence ATGGACAAGAAAAATCTAATAATAGGAGCATTAGCTTTCTCTTTATTAGCTATCACAGTATTATTTTTTTACAACTCGCAAAAGCAAAAAGAGATCTATTTGAAAACAATGAAAAGTCTGCAATATAGTTTAAACAGGGGTGAGGGAAAAGGGAAAGACAAAGACCCGTATAAAGAAATTGCAGTAAATAACTCCCTACGAAAAAAGGTGCGAGTAGTTCAGGATTGCTATAACCGTTTTATTGCAACGAATCCCAAACAAACCGATGGGTTTGTAGAAATCGACTGGATTATCAATGAAAATGGTGTGGTAAAAAGAGCAGAACTTATCAGCAGTGATTTGAATGATAATACATTAAATACATGTATATTAGAAATCATTAAAAATATTAAATTTCCCCCTCCGCCCACAGGAGCAGAAACCTACATGACCTATAAGTATTAG
- a CDS encoding AgmX/PglI C-terminal domain-containing protein — protein sequence MDKKNLIIGVLTFSLLAITVLFFYNSQKQKEMYLKTMKSLQYSLNRGEGKGKDKDPYKEIAVNNSLRKKVRVVQDCYNRFIATNPKQTDGFVEIDWIINENGVVKRAELISSDLNDNTLNTCILEIIKNIKFPPPPTGAETYMTYKYYFKKDNEKK from the coding sequence ATGGACAAGAAAAATCTAATAATAGGAGTATTAACTTTCTCTTTATTAGCTATCACAGTATTATTTTTTTACAACTCGCAAAAGCAAAAAGAGATGTATTTGAAAACAATGAAAAGTCTGCAATATAGTTTAAACAGGGGTGAAGGAAAAGGGAAAGACAAAGACCCGTATAAAGAAATTGCAGTAAATAACTCCCTACGAAAAAAGGTGCGAGTAGTTCAGGATTGCTATAACCGTTTTATTGCAACGAATCCCAAACAAACCGATGGGTTTGTAGAAATCGACTGGATTATCAATGAAAATGGTGTGGTAAAAAGAGCAGAACTTATCAGCAGTGATTTGAATGATAATACATTAAATACATGTATATTAGAAATCATTAAAAATATTAAATTTCCCCCTCCGCCCACAGGAGCAGAAACCTACATGACCTATAAGTATTATTTCAAAAAGGATAATGAGAAAAAATAA
- a CDS encoding SpoIIE family protein phosphatase has translation MLENFFLFFACSYFLFRIPKKTTATYYLSLINFFGVFVSFGYAMTQGIYANSAAFRLMTLFAIPIHFLLYPQFSLHFPKLTNPGLARFLLWLELLITFVVLVYGAVLVFQRPYSFNFDGEYYEFDYPDFLKVYGLVTLSFIFISLFVSLWRVFTLKDRDRYYHILILVSLIIALLIPGLANVANKLGLVPREVYLVTVSLFTLTGMFMLLVAFINHTQDKTTFMVKILGVSFLVFMVIYNFLAFFILEERERSYQILKKHDVSLAIEDIQDLEDLSYVISYRSESGALKLNTIKEEFEREFVDNIDLQKAYYLNFLFQKVKEQKDIENFWNAFILSRPFKQERSFIQPFHELLLRQLNEDFSSENVKKVNFEIQNLLMKNYSSMSQVPAAKFKKYIEKLLEDKNPKSASFRKAIIIFLKDHVGLEGDILKTVILQFYKPFPKEGDKIFRECKKTGKHFIAFIKYDVKKETYYEVGFQYRYYRKYIHEQARIFVYLLIFALILIFGGTPIFLSRALLLPLQELLNGLRRVKKGNLNVEVAVHVQDEIGFLSTSFNSMVKSIRESKVKLEEYSNQLEEKVEERTKELLVSLSEVQKLKVQQDGDYFLTSLLLKPFDSNYISAGDFIVDSYVKQKKEFQFRGRNYEIGGDICVAYKISLKGKEYLVFLNADAMGKSIQGAGGILVLGSVFQSIIQRTQTYSYMRDLSPEKWLKSGFKEMHKVFEGFDGSMLISIIFGLIDVSSGFLYYINAEHPWIILYRDSVAEFIEKELYFRKLGTPGLNTELFISTFQLQRGDMLIIGSDGKDDLVMEKTEDSRIINEDENLFLRNVEQVKGDVKKMYSFISEKYELMDDFSVLSIQYLDRNNDSFEDYKYEEKAREIEKSENLNYTIQEIEKLFIEIPNNLYIASRLIKLYMRKKDYKSAAKISHIYLNRNEADTSVLLKASYCLKMNKELEEAIEIAERIRLREPYNLRNLIHLADMYAYIGIYEKANKMIQKAVKLEPDNQAIQKILTTIEKLKKKG, from the coding sequence ATGCTGGAGAACTTTTTTCTCTTCTTTGCCTGTAGTTATTTTTTATTTAGAATTCCCAAAAAAACTACTGCTACTTATTACCTTTCCTTGATTAATTTCTTTGGTGTTTTTGTTAGTTTTGGTTATGCCATGACACAGGGCATTTATGCAAATTCGGCTGCCTTCCGATTGATGACATTATTTGCCATCCCGATCCACTTCTTATTATATCCGCAGTTTAGTTTACATTTCCCTAAATTAACTAATCCGGGTCTTGCCAGATTTCTTTTATGGTTGGAGTTACTTATTACATTTGTGGTTTTGGTTTATGGGGCTGTACTTGTTTTTCAGCGTCCCTATTCATTTAATTTTGATGGAGAATACTATGAATTTGATTATCCTGATTTTCTAAAAGTTTATGGCCTCGTGACCCTTTCATTTATTTTCATTTCCCTATTTGTATCATTATGGAGAGTTTTTACTTTAAAAGATCGAGACAGATATTATCATATACTAATATTAGTATCTCTCATTATTGCACTTTTGATTCCGGGGCTCGCGAACGTTGCTAATAAATTGGGACTGGTGCCGAGAGAAGTCTATCTCGTTACGGTAAGCCTTTTTACACTTACCGGCATGTTTATGCTACTTGTTGCATTTATTAATCATACACAGGATAAAACAACATTTATGGTGAAGATCCTGGGTGTCAGTTTTCTTGTTTTTATGGTGATATATAATTTTTTAGCTTTCTTTATTTTAGAAGAAAGAGAAAGGTCATACCAAATTCTTAAAAAGCACGATGTTAGTCTGGCTATTGAAGATATACAGGATCTGGAGGATCTGAGTTATGTGATTTCGTATAGGTCTGAGTCCGGGGCTTTGAAGTTGAATACTATAAAGGAGGAGTTTGAACGAGAATTTGTTGATAATATTGATTTACAAAAAGCCTATTACTTAAACTTTTTATTTCAGAAAGTGAAAGAGCAAAAGGACATTGAAAATTTCTGGAATGCTTTTATTTTATCGAGACCCTTCAAGCAGGAGAGGAGTTTTATACAACCTTTCCATGAACTCTTGCTGAGACAATTGAATGAAGATTTTAGTTCTGAAAATGTTAAAAAAGTGAATTTCGAAATACAGAACCTATTAATGAAAAATTATAGCAGTATGAGCCAGGTTCCTGCGGCAAAATTTAAGAAGTATATTGAAAAACTTTTAGAGGATAAAAATCCAAAATCTGCTTCTTTTCGTAAGGCAATAATCATTTTCCTTAAAGACCATGTCGGTTTAGAGGGAGATATACTAAAAACTGTAATATTACAATTTTATAAACCATTCCCGAAAGAGGGAGATAAAATTTTTAGAGAGTGTAAAAAGACAGGCAAACACTTCATTGCGTTTATAAAGTATGATGTGAAAAAAGAAACTTACTATGAAGTGGGTTTTCAATATCGATATTACAGAAAATATATTCATGAGCAGGCCAGAATATTTGTGTATTTACTAATATTTGCTTTAATTTTAATTTTTGGAGGAACGCCTATTTTCCTATCAAGGGCATTGCTTCTTCCGCTTCAAGAATTATTAAATGGTTTGAGAAGAGTTAAGAAGGGAAATTTGAACGTGGAAGTTGCTGTTCATGTGCAGGATGAAATAGGATTTTTAAGTACCTCTTTTAATTCCATGGTGAAATCAATCCGGGAATCCAAAGTAAAATTAGAAGAGTATTCTAATCAGTTGGAAGAAAAAGTTGAGGAAAGAACAAAAGAGTTATTAGTGTCTTTAAGTGAGGTTCAAAAATTAAAAGTTCAACAGGATGGAGATTACTTTCTTACAAGTTTATTATTGAAACCTTTTGACTCAAATTACATTTCTGCCGGAGACTTTATTGTTGATTCCTATGTAAAGCAAAAAAAAGAATTTCAATTTCGCGGAAGAAATTATGAAATCGGAGGAGATATATGTGTAGCTTATAAAATTTCTCTAAAAGGCAAAGAATATCTGGTATTCTTAAATGCAGATGCTATGGGAAAATCCATACAGGGAGCAGGAGGAATTTTGGTACTGGGTTCTGTTTTTCAATCGATTATACAAAGAACTCAAACCTATTCTTATATGAGAGATTTAAGTCCTGAGAAATGGTTAAAATCCGGTTTTAAAGAAATGCATAAAGTATTCGAGGGTTTTGATGGCTCTATGCTCATTTCTATCATATTTGGATTAATCGATGTAAGTTCCGGTTTTCTTTACTACATTAATGCTGAACATCCCTGGATAATCTTATATAGAGATAGTGTAGCAGAATTTATAGAAAAAGAATTATATTTTAGGAAGTTGGGTACACCGGGTTTAAATACTGAATTGTTTATCTCCACTTTTCAATTGCAAAGGGGGGATATGTTGATTATTGGTTCTGATGGTAAAGATGATCTTGTAATGGAAAAAACGGAAGACTCCCGGATAATTAATGAAGATGAAAATTTGTTCTTGAGAAATGTTGAACAGGTCAAGGGAGATGTTAAAAAAATGTATTCCTTCATAAGTGAAAAATATGAGTTAATGGATGATTTTTCTGTTTTGTCTATTCAGTATTTAGATAGGAATAATGATTCATTTGAAGACTACAAGTATGAGGAGAAGGCGAGAGAAATAGAAAAAAGTGAGAACTTAAATTATACAATTCAAGAAATAGAAAAATTATTTATCGAGATTCCTAATAATTTGTATATCGCTTCCAGACTCATTAAGTTATATATGAGAAAAAAAGACTATAAGTCCGCTGCCAAAATTAGCCATATCTATCTTAATAGAAATGAAGCTGATACATCGGTTCTTTTAAAAGCATCCTATTGCTTAAAGATGAATAAAGAATTGGAAGAAGCGATTGAAATAGCAGAAAGAATACGGCTTCGAGAGCCTTATAATTTAAGGAATTTGATTCATCTTGCTGATATGTATGCTTATATAGGAATTTATGAAAAGGCAAATAAGATGATCCAAAAAGCCGTAAAACTAGAGCCTGATAATCAAGCGATTCAAAAAATTCTAACAACCATAGAGAAATTAAAGAAAAAAGGATAG